The Streptomyces kanamyceticus genome window below encodes:
- a CDS encoding lipase maturation factor family protein → MEWFTADVYDLSRLVFQRALAAVYLVAFLGAALQFRPLIGERGMLPVPRYVARVPFRQAPSLFQVHYSDRFFALCAWAGCAVAAALLTGADGQLPLWGAMALWLVPWALYLSVVNVGQTWYGFGWESLLLEVGFLAIFLGNDEVAPPVLVLFLLRWVLFRVEFGAGLIKMRGDACWRRLTCLYFHHETQPMPGPLSRFFHQLPRPAHRIEVAANHVTQLVVPVLLFTPQPVATGAACLMIATQLWLVLSGNFSWLNWLTIVLAVSALDLSAWHTPRSFAPAPLWYEVVVGSVTVALLALSYRPVRNLLSRRQVMNTSFDPLHLVNSYGAFGSVSRVRQEIVIEGTADPVPREDSDWRAYEFKGKPGDVRRWPRQFAPYHLRLDWMMWFAALSPAYARSWFGPLVERLLDGDRDTLRLLHASPFPPDAPPAYIRARLYRYRYTTWRELRETGAHWERTYVRDYLAPTRLSTPARRR, encoded by the coding sequence GTGGAGTGGTTCACCGCGGACGTGTACGACCTGAGCAGGCTGGTCTTCCAGCGGGCTCTCGCCGCGGTGTACCTCGTGGCGTTCCTGGGGGCGGCCCTGCAGTTCCGGCCGCTCATCGGGGAGCGCGGGATGCTGCCGGTGCCGCGGTACGTCGCGCGCGTGCCGTTCCGGCAGGCGCCGAGCCTGTTCCAGGTGCACTACTCGGACCGGTTCTTCGCGCTCTGCGCGTGGGCGGGCTGCGCGGTCGCGGCGGCGCTGCTCACGGGCGCGGACGGCCAACTGCCCCTGTGGGGCGCCATGGCGCTCTGGCTGGTCCCCTGGGCGCTCTACCTCTCCGTCGTGAACGTGGGACAGACCTGGTACGGCTTCGGCTGGGAGTCACTGCTCCTCGAGGTGGGCTTCCTCGCGATCTTCCTCGGCAACGACGAGGTCGCGCCGCCCGTCCTCGTCCTCTTCCTGCTGCGCTGGGTGCTCTTCCGCGTGGAGTTCGGCGCCGGGCTGATCAAGATGCGCGGCGACGCCTGCTGGCGCAGGCTCACCTGCCTCTACTTCCACCACGAGACACAGCCGATGCCCGGACCGCTGAGCCGGTTCTTCCACCAGCTCCCCCGGCCCGCGCACCGGATCGAGGTCGCGGCCAACCACGTCACCCAACTCGTCGTGCCCGTCCTGCTGTTCACCCCGCAGCCGGTGGCGACGGGCGCGGCCTGTCTGATGATCGCGACCCAGTTGTGGCTGGTGCTCTCCGGCAACTTCTCCTGGCTGAACTGGCTCACCATCGTCCTGGCCGTCTCCGCCCTCGACCTCTCCGCCTGGCACACGCCGCGCTCGTTCGCGCCCGCTCCGCTCTGGTACGAAGTGGTGGTCGGCTCCGTGACCGTGGCGCTCCTGGCGCTGAGCTACCGCCCGGTGCGCAATCTGCTGTCCCGGCGGCAGGTGATGAACACCTCCTTCGACCCGCTGCACCTGGTCAATTCCTACGGCGCGTTCGGCAGCGTCAGCCGGGTGCGCCAGGAGATCGTCATCGAGGGCACGGCCGATCCGGTGCCGCGCGAGGACTCCGACTGGCGCGCCTACGAGTTCAAGGGCAAGCCGGGCGACGTACGACGGTGGCCGCGCCAGTTCGCCCCCTACCACCTGCGGCTCGACTGGATGATGTGGTTCGCCGCGCTCTCCCCCGCGTACGCCAGGTCGTGGTTCGGCCCGCTGGTGGAACGCCTCCTGGACGGCGACCGGGACACCCTGAGGCTGTTGCACGCCAGCCCGTTCCCGCCCGACGCGCCGCCCGCGTACATCCGCGCACGGCTCTACCGCTACCGCTACACGACCTGGCGCGAGCTGCGCGAGACGGGTGCGCACTGGGAGCGGACGTACGTGCGTGACTATCTGGCGCCGACGCGGCTCTCCACACCTGCGCGGCGGCGCTGA
- a CDS encoding SDR family NAD(P)-dependent oxidoreductase, with protein sequence MTDFEGLKALVTGGASGIGRATSELLAARGAQVAVLDLDPSGVDKPLRGYTADVADDISVRAAVAAATADLGGLDVLVNNAGIGAQGTVEDNDDAQWHRVIDVNVLGIVRTTRAALPHLRGSSHAAIVNTCSIAATAGLPQRALYSASKGAVLSLTLAMAADHVREGVRVNCVNPGTVDTPWVGRLLDAAPDPAAERAALRARQPTGRLVGADEVAGAIAYLASPLSGATTGTSLAVDGGMQGLRLRPADR encoded by the coding sequence ATGACGGACTTCGAAGGGCTCAAGGCCCTGGTAACCGGTGGCGCATCCGGCATCGGCCGGGCCACCTCCGAGCTCCTCGCCGCGCGCGGCGCCCAGGTCGCCGTGCTCGACCTCGACCCGAGCGGCGTCGACAAGCCGCTGCGCGGATACACCGCCGACGTCGCCGACGACATCTCCGTACGGGCCGCGGTCGCCGCCGCCACCGCCGACCTCGGCGGGCTCGACGTCCTGGTCAACAACGCGGGCATCGGCGCCCAGGGCACCGTCGAGGACAACGACGACGCCCAGTGGCACCGGGTCATCGACGTCAACGTCCTCGGCATCGTCCGCACCACCCGCGCCGCCCTGCCCCACCTGCGCGGCTCGTCGCACGCGGCGATCGTCAACACCTGCTCCATCGCCGCGACCGCGGGCCTGCCGCAGCGCGCCCTGTACTCGGCGTCCAAGGGCGCGGTGCTCTCGCTGACCCTCGCGATGGCCGCCGACCACGTACGCGAAGGGGTGCGGGTCAACTGCGTGAACCCCGGCACCGTGGACACCCCGTGGGTCGGCCGTCTCCTGGACGCGGCACCCGACCCCGCCGCCGAACGGGCCGCGCTCCGGGCCCGCCAGCCCACCGGACGCCTGGTCGGCGCCGATGAGGTGGCGGGCGCCATCGCCTACTTGGCGAGCCCGCTCTCCGGCGCCACCACCGGCACCTCGCTCGCCGTCGACGGCGGCATGCAGGGCCTGCGCCTGCGTCCGGCGGACCGGTGA
- a CDS encoding ABC transporter permease produces MADIKAPSTVETTTPPVRQERDSGTAKTVLLRRARELALVPALLLLMLLGTLVNDSFLTERNLISILGASAALAMVVLAESLVLITGKFDLSLESVVGIAPAVGALLVLPAAQAGFGTDLPAAVGIIAILLVGAAIGAFNGILVVKLKLNAFIVTLAMLIVLRGLLVGATEGKTLFGMPDAFYSLATTTFLTIPLSVWLAAAAFGIAGFVLKYHRVGRALYAIGGNPDAARAAGIRVERVMLGVFVVAGALAAVGGLMQTGYVGAINANQGQNMIFTVFAAAVIGGISLDGGKGTMFGALTGVLLLGVVQNLLTLAQVPSFWIQAIYGGIILVALMIARVTTGRAQD; encoded by the coding sequence GTGGCTGACATCAAGGCCCCGTCGACAGTCGAAACGACCACGCCCCCCGTGCGACAAGAGCGGGACTCAGGGACGGCGAAAACGGTACTGCTACGCCGCGCACGCGAACTGGCACTGGTACCAGCCCTGTTGCTCCTCATGCTCCTCGGCACCCTGGTGAACGACTCGTTCCTCACCGAGCGCAACCTCATCTCCATCCTCGGCGCATCCGCCGCCCTCGCGATGGTCGTGCTCGCCGAGTCGCTCGTCCTGATCACCGGCAAGTTCGACCTGTCCCTGGAGTCCGTCGTCGGCATCGCGCCCGCCGTCGGCGCGCTCCTGGTCCTGCCCGCGGCCCAGGCGGGTTTCGGCACGGACCTGCCCGCCGCCGTCGGCATCATCGCGATCCTGCTCGTCGGCGCGGCCATCGGCGCCTTCAACGGCATCCTCGTGGTGAAGCTCAAGCTCAACGCGTTCATCGTGACCCTGGCCATGCTGATCGTGCTGCGCGGACTGCTCGTCGGCGCCACCGAGGGCAAGACCCTCTTCGGCATGCCCGACGCCTTCTACAGCCTCGCCACGACCACCTTCCTGACCATCCCGCTCTCCGTGTGGCTCGCGGCGGCCGCCTTCGGCATCGCGGGCTTCGTGCTCAAGTACCACCGCGTCGGCCGCGCCCTGTACGCGATCGGCGGCAACCCGGACGCGGCCCGCGCCGCGGGCATCCGCGTGGAGCGCGTCATGCTCGGCGTGTTCGTCGTGGCGGGCGCCCTCGCCGCGGTCGGCGGACTCATGCAGACCGGCTACGTGGGCGCGATCAACGCCAACCAGGGCCAGAACATGATCTTCACCGTGTTCGCCGCCGCCGTCATCGGCGGCATCAGCCTCGACGGCGGCAAGGGCACCATGTTCGGCGCCCTGACCGGTGTGCTGCTGCTCGGCGTCGTACAGAACCTGCTCACCCTCGCCCAGGTGCCGTCCTTCTGGATCCAGGCCATCTACGGCGGAATCATCCTGGTCGCCCTGATGATCGCGCGCGTCACCACGGGCCGCGCACAGGACTGA
- a CDS encoding L-rhamnose mutarotase, protein MRVALHTKVRADRIEEYDAAHREVPAELVAAIRAAGATSWTIWRSGSDLFHVLECEDYGRMLSELERLPVNIAWQARMAELLYVVHDYSAEGSEAGLPVVWELP, encoded by the coding sequence GTGAGAGTCGCCCTGCACACCAAGGTCCGCGCCGACCGGATCGAGGAGTACGACGCCGCCCACCGGGAGGTGCCCGCCGAACTCGTCGCCGCGATCCGCGCCGCGGGCGCCACCTCCTGGACGATCTGGCGCAGCGGCAGTGACCTCTTCCACGTCTTGGAGTGCGAGGACTACGGCCGCATGCTCTCCGAGCTGGAGCGGCTGCCGGTCAACATCGCCTGGCAGGCCCGCATGGCCGAGCTCCTCTACGTCGTGCACGACTACTCCGCCGAGGGGTCCGAAGCCGGACTTCCCGTCGTGTGGGAGCTGCCGTGA
- a CDS encoding amidohydrolase family protein — translation MTGLVDAHHHVWDLSVRDQEWITGEELAAIRRTFTLADLAPEARAAGVTATILVQTVTFAEETPEFLALAADSELVAGVVGWTDLTRPDVAETLAAFRELPGGQHLVGIRHQVQGEPDPEWLLRPDVRRGLAAVADAGLAYDLVVLPHQLPACARVAADLPELTFVLDHLGKPPIAAGALEPWAAALRTLAARPNTVGKLSGLVTEADHKTWTVDDLRPYAETALDAFGPRRLMFGSDWPVSTLAASYGEVLDVARQLTRSLDSGESAEVFGGTARRIYRW, via the coding sequence GTGACCGGCCTGGTGGACGCCCATCACCATGTGTGGGACCTCTCCGTACGCGACCAGGAGTGGATCACCGGCGAGGAACTCGCGGCCATCCGGCGCACTTTCACCCTCGCCGACCTCGCTCCCGAGGCGCGCGCGGCGGGCGTCACCGCCACGATCCTCGTCCAGACGGTCACCTTCGCCGAGGAGACGCCCGAGTTCCTCGCGCTCGCGGCGGACAGCGAGCTCGTCGCGGGCGTCGTCGGCTGGACCGACCTCACCCGCCCGGACGTCGCCGAGACCTTGGCCGCGTTCCGTGAACTCCCGGGCGGCCAGCACCTGGTGGGCATCCGCCACCAGGTCCAGGGCGAGCCCGACCCCGAGTGGCTGCTGCGCCCGGACGTCCGCAGGGGCCTCGCGGCCGTGGCCGACGCGGGGCTCGCCTACGACCTCGTCGTCCTGCCCCATCAGCTGCCCGCCTGTGCCAGGGTGGCAGCGGATCTGCCCGAACTAACCTTCGTCCTCGACCACTTGGGCAAGCCGCCGATCGCTGCGGGAGCCCTCGAACCCTGGGCCGCGGCGCTTCGTACGCTCGCCGCGCGCCCCAACACGGTGGGCAAACTGTCCGGTCTGGTGACCGAGGCGGACCACAAGACGTGGACGGTGGACGACCTGCGGCCTTACGCGGAGACCGCCCTGGACGCCTTCGGCCCCCGGCGGCTGATGTTCGGCTCCGACTGGCCCGTCAGCACGCTCGCCGCGTCGTACGGTGAAGTCCTGGATGTGGCACGGCAGTTGACGCGATCGCTCGACTCGGGCGAGAGTGCCGAGGTCTTCGGTGGCACGGCCCGCCGCATCTACCGGTGGTGA
- a CDS encoding sugar ABC transporter ATP-binding protein, with protein sequence MTKPAMDSAAATPLVEASGIVKRYGPTVALQDGHLTVLPGESHALVGRNGAGKSTLVTILTGLQAPDAGTVLFDGEPAPPLGDRDAWRRKVACVYQKPTVVPELTVAENLFINRQPEGRGGFISWRRLRTQAAELLDTWDVHVDPDARTAELKVEDRQMVEIARALSFGARFIVLDEPTAQLDNREIERLFTRMRALQESGVTFLFISHHLQEVYEVCQTVTVLRDARWITSAPVAELPRGALVAAMAGEVITEQAEAERAVARAEVPADAPVMLDVKGLTGESYADIDLTVRKGEVVGLAGSSGSGKINLAESFAGLHRPTGGTARLGGEQLPFGDVTAALRAGVGCVPRDRHDQGLVFGMSIGDNATMSVLDRLGRYGFVATDSKRRFADELIERLDIHAEGPDQPVSDLSGGNAQKVVMARALASEPRLLVLINPTAGVDVKSKESLLARMDNARQDGTAVLVVSDELDDLRRCDRVLVLFHGRIVAEHEAGFRDHDLVASIEGVGPVRGAGNGATSHNGPAAKEQGDNRG encoded by the coding sequence ATGACCAAGCCCGCCATGGATTCGGCCGCCGCAACCCCGCTCGTCGAGGCGTCCGGCATCGTCAAACGGTACGGACCCACCGTCGCTCTCCAGGACGGCCACCTCACCGTCCTGCCCGGCGAGTCCCACGCCCTCGTCGGCCGCAACGGCGCGGGCAAGTCCACCCTCGTCACCATCCTCACCGGACTCCAGGCGCCGGACGCGGGCACCGTCCTCTTCGACGGCGAGCCCGCGCCGCCGCTCGGCGACCGCGACGCCTGGCGCCGCAAGGTGGCCTGCGTCTACCAGAAGCCCACCGTCGTCCCCGAGCTGACCGTCGCGGAGAACCTCTTCATCAACCGGCAGCCGGAAGGCCGGGGAGGTTTCATCAGCTGGCGCAGGCTGCGCACCCAGGCGGCTGAGCTCCTCGACACCTGGGACGTGCACGTCGACCCCGACGCGCGCACCGCCGAGCTCAAGGTCGAGGACCGCCAAATGGTGGAGATCGCCCGGGCGTTGAGCTTCGGCGCGCGGTTCATCGTCCTCGACGAGCCGACCGCCCAGCTCGACAACCGCGAGATCGAGCGGCTCTTCACACGTATGCGCGCCCTCCAGGAGTCCGGCGTCACCTTCCTGTTCATCTCGCACCACCTCCAAGAGGTGTACGAGGTGTGCCAGACGGTCACCGTCCTGCGCGACGCCCGCTGGATCACCAGCGCCCCCGTGGCCGAACTGCCGCGCGGCGCCCTGGTGGCGGCCATGGCGGGCGAGGTCATCACCGAACAGGCCGAGGCCGAACGGGCGGTGGCCCGCGCCGAGGTGCCCGCCGACGCCCCGGTCATGCTCGACGTCAAGGGCCTGACCGGCGAGTCGTACGCCGACATCGACCTGACCGTGCGCAAGGGCGAGGTCGTCGGCCTCGCCGGATCCAGCGGCAGCGGCAAGATCAACCTCGCGGAGAGCTTCGCGGGACTGCACAGGCCGACCGGCGGCACCGCCCGGCTGGGCGGCGAGCAACTGCCGTTCGGCGACGTCACCGCCGCGCTGCGCGCCGGGGTCGGCTGCGTGCCGCGCGACCGGCACGACCAGGGCCTCGTCTTCGGGATGTCCATCGGCGACAACGCCACGATGAGCGTCCTGGACCGCCTCGGCAGGTACGGCTTCGTCGCCACCGACAGCAAGCGGCGGTTCGCCGACGAGCTGATCGAACGCCTCGACATCCACGCCGAGGGCCCCGACCAGCCCGTCTCGGACCTCTCCGGCGGCAACGCGCAGAAGGTCGTCATGGCCCGCGCGCTCGCCTCCGAACCCCGCCTGCTCGTCCTCATCAACCCCACGGCTGGCGTCGACGTGAAGTCCAAGGAATCCCTGCTGGCCCGCATGGACAACGCCCGCCAGGACGGCACCGCGGTCCTGGTCGTCTCCGACGAACTGGACGACCTGCGCCGCTGCGACCGCGTACTGGTCCTCTTCCACGGCCGGATCGTGGCGGAACACGAGGCGGGTTTCAGGGACCACGACCTCGTCGCGTCAATCGAGGGTGTGGGCCCCGTAAGGGGCGCGGGGAACGGCGCGACAAGCCACAACGGGCCCGCAGCCAAAGAACAAGGAGACAACCGTGGCTGA
- a CDS encoding L-fuconate dehydratase: protein MSPTPTRVTAVDTYDIRFPTSRELDGSDAMNPDPDYSAAYVVLRTDADDGLEGHGFTFTIGRGNDVQVAAIQALRHHVVGRRVDELCADPGTVNRDLIGDSQLRWLGPEKGVMHMAIGAVVNAVWDLAAKRARKPLWQLLTDATPEWLVSQVDFRYIADALTPEEAVGLLRAGREGAAGRAATLRERGFPGYTTSPGWLGYSDEKLTRLARQAVADGFTQIKLKVGADLADDIRRCRTARGAIGPGIRMAIDANQRWNVGEAVEWTRALAEFDPYWVEEPTSPDDVLGHAAIRTGVAPVKVATGEHVQNRIVFKQLLQAGAIDILQIDAARVGGVNENLAILLLAAKFGVPVCPHAGGVGLCELVQHLSMFDYVALSGTTENRVIEYVDHLHQHFIDPVVMRAGHYTAPTAPGFSATMRPESIAEFTYPGGSFWAADLASDKGAAA, encoded by the coding sequence GTGTCCCCGACTCCCACCCGCGTCACCGCGGTCGACACCTACGACATACGGTTCCCGACCTCACGGGAGCTCGACGGGTCCGACGCGATGAACCCGGACCCCGACTACTCCGCCGCCTACGTGGTGCTCCGCACCGACGCGGACGACGGCCTGGAGGGGCACGGCTTCACCTTCACCATCGGACGCGGCAACGACGTCCAGGTCGCCGCGATCCAGGCCCTGCGCCACCACGTCGTCGGCCGCCGGGTCGACGAGCTCTGCGCCGACCCCGGCACCGTCAACCGCGACCTGATCGGCGACAGCCAGCTGCGCTGGCTCGGCCCCGAGAAGGGCGTGATGCACATGGCGATCGGCGCGGTCGTCAACGCCGTCTGGGACCTGGCGGCCAAGCGCGCCCGCAAGCCGCTCTGGCAGCTCCTCACCGACGCCACGCCCGAGTGGCTCGTCTCCCAGGTCGACTTCCGCTACATCGCCGACGCGCTCACCCCCGAGGAGGCCGTCGGCCTGCTGCGGGCCGGACGCGAGGGGGCGGCGGGGCGCGCGGCCACCCTCCGCGAGCGCGGCTTCCCCGGCTACACCACCTCGCCGGGCTGGCTCGGCTACAGCGACGAGAAGCTCACTCGCCTCGCCCGGCAGGCCGTCGCCGACGGATTCACCCAGATCAAGCTGAAGGTCGGCGCCGACCTCGCCGACGACATCCGGCGCTGCCGCACCGCACGCGGCGCCATCGGCCCCGGCATCCGCATGGCGATCGACGCCAACCAGCGCTGGAACGTCGGCGAGGCCGTCGAATGGACGCGCGCGCTCGCCGAGTTCGACCCCTACTGGGTCGAGGAGCCGACCAGCCCCGACGACGTACTCGGGCACGCCGCGATCCGCACGGGCGTGGCCCCGGTCAAGGTCGCCACCGGCGAACACGTGCAGAACCGCATCGTCTTCAAGCAGCTCCTCCAAGCGGGCGCCATCGACATCCTGCAGATCGACGCGGCGCGCGTCGGCGGTGTCAACGAGAACCTCGCGATCCTGCTGCTCGCGGCGAAGTTCGGCGTCCCCGTCTGCCCGCACGCGGGCGGCGTCGGCCTGTGCGAACTCGTCCAGCACCTGTCGATGTTCGACTACGTCGCGCTCTCGGGGACGACCGAGAACCGCGTCATCGAGTACGTCGACCACCTGCACCAGCACTTCATCGACCCCGTCGTGATGCGCGCGGGCCACTACACGGCCCCGACCGCGCCGGGCTTCTCGGCCACCATGCGCCCGGAGTCGATCGCCGAATTCACCTATCCGGGCGGCTCGTTCTGGGCCGCCGACCTCGCTTCGGACAAGGGAGCAGCCGCATGA
- a CDS encoding sugar ABC transporter substrate-binding protein — protein MAGRKVRNRPGRMGTSRAVRAAAVAACASLALTACGSTKDTASSGGGGGEGKVGVILPLLTSPFWQSYNDYVPKMAKSEDVDAMKTVNSNSDPSQQITDINNQLNQDVKGLVVAPLDSAAISAGLDQAERKGVPVVAVDVAPEQGKVAMVVRANNVAYGEKACDYLGKQVKTGKVVQIMGDLASVNGRERSKAFRDCVKKKYPKLKALEIPAKWESDTAASKLDTLLNSDPDIKGIYMQAGGVYLAPTLQTLKSKGMLKKAGEKGHITVVSNDGIPQEFDAIRKGQIDATVSQPADAYAKYGMYYIKAAMNGKKFKPGPTDHDSEIVKLPSGILEDQLPAPLVTKENVDDAKLWGNAVK, from the coding sequence ATGGCTGGCAGGAAAGTGCGCAACAGGCCCGGCAGGATGGGGACTTCGCGGGCGGTGCGGGCCGCGGCCGTGGCCGCCTGCGCGTCCCTCGCGCTCACCGCGTGCGGCAGTACGAAGGACACCGCGTCGTCCGGCGGCGGGGGCGGCGAGGGCAAGGTCGGTGTGATCCTGCCCCTGCTGACCTCGCCGTTCTGGCAGTCCTACAACGACTACGTGCCGAAGATGGCGAAGTCCGAGGACGTCGACGCGATGAAGACCGTCAACTCCAACAGCGACCCCTCTCAGCAGATCACGGACATCAACAACCAGCTGAACCAGGACGTGAAGGGCCTCGTCGTCGCCCCGCTCGACAGCGCCGCGATATCCGCCGGACTCGACCAGGCCGAGCGCAAGGGCGTGCCCGTGGTCGCCGTCGACGTCGCGCCCGAGCAGGGCAAGGTCGCCATGGTCGTACGCGCGAACAACGTCGCGTACGGCGAGAAGGCCTGTGACTACCTCGGCAAGCAGGTCAAGACCGGCAAGGTCGTGCAGATCATGGGTGACCTGGCGTCCGTCAACGGCCGCGAGCGCTCCAAGGCGTTCCGCGACTGCGTGAAGAAGAAGTACCCGAAGCTGAAGGCCCTGGAGATCCCCGCCAAGTGGGAGTCGGACACGGCCGCCTCCAAGCTCGACACGCTCCTCAACTCCGACCCCGACATCAAGGGCATCTACATGCAGGCGGGCGGCGTCTACCTCGCGCCCACCCTGCAGACCCTCAAGTCGAAGGGAATGCTGAAGAAGGCGGGGGAGAAGGGGCACATCACCGTCGTCTCCAACGACGGCATCCCGCAGGAGTTCGACGCGATCCGCAAGGGCCAGATCGACGCCACCGTCTCGCAGCCCGCCGACGCCTACGCCAAGTACGGCATGTACTACATCAAGGCCGCGATGAACGGGAAGAAGTTCAAGCCGGGACCGACCGACCACGACTCCGAGATCGTCAAGCTGCCCAGCGGCATCCTCGAGGACCAGCTGCCCGCACCGCTGGTCACCAAGGAGAACGTCGACGACGCCAAGCTGTGGGGCAACGCGGTCAAATGA
- a CDS encoding DUF6777 domain-containing protein, translating to MPRQRRENPVRVPTRTYAMTFAISTALAVAGVAGLAGCAGDGDKNAADGERELFMQPVAAQGPDPFTDSTAKSTATPPPVTRSPQPSPTGSATPQGTRSISGGTPGLYGGTHAVGSCDVGQQIRFLTADQAKARAFAEASGIEAAAIPGFLRGLTPVVLRADTRVTNHGFRGGSATSFQSVLQSGTAVLVDERGLPRVRCACGNPLKPPVAFQGAPRHNGQPWGGYQPTRVVVVTPAPRPITNITIVNIVNNTWIERKIGDEDADEDRRAKPPVSPTQTPTPTPKDSGGDQDQGTPDQNVVPNDPGRTDPGRTDPGQTDPTDPDSSSVDCPTPSAVTGTPTEPPSPPPPGCPTPTTTPPSEVPPQEPEDQPHDESPEDIGPETVPDAPDQSDDGLVPDDPYLSENPLDDSDPGSFAS from the coding sequence ATGCCCCGGCAACGGCGGGAGAACCCGGTGCGCGTGCCCACCAGGACCTACGCGATGACCTTCGCGATATCCACGGCCCTAGCGGTCGCAGGCGTCGCGGGCCTCGCGGGCTGCGCCGGTGACGGCGACAAGAACGCCGCCGACGGGGAGCGTGAACTGTTCATGCAGCCCGTCGCCGCTCAGGGCCCCGACCCGTTCACCGACTCCACCGCGAAGAGCACCGCGACGCCGCCGCCCGTCACCCGTTCGCCGCAGCCTTCGCCCACCGGCTCCGCCACCCCGCAGGGCACCCGCTCGATCTCGGGCGGCACCCCCGGCCTGTACGGCGGCACCCACGCCGTCGGCAGCTGCGACGTCGGGCAGCAGATCCGTTTCCTCACCGCCGACCAGGCCAAGGCCCGCGCCTTCGCCGAGGCCTCCGGCATCGAGGCGGCCGCGATTCCCGGCTTTCTGCGCGGGCTCACGCCCGTCGTGCTGCGGGCCGACACCCGGGTCACCAACCACGGCTTCCGCGGCGGCTCGGCCACCAGCTTCCAGTCCGTGCTGCAGTCGGGCACGGCCGTCCTCGTCGACGAGCGGGGCCTGCCGCGGGTGCGCTGTGCGTGCGGCAACCCGCTGAAGCCGCCGGTCGCGTTCCAGGGCGCGCCGCGCCACAACGGTCAGCCGTGGGGCGGTTACCAGCCCACCCGTGTCGTCGTGGTGACCCCGGCGCCGCGGCCGATCACCAACATCACCATCGTCAACATCGTCAACAACACCTGGATCGAACGGAAGATCGGGGACGAGGACGCCGACGAGGACCGCAGGGCGAAGCCGCCCGTGAGCCCGACGCAGACCCCGACCCCGACTCCGAAGGACTCGGGCGGCGACCAGGACCAGGGCACGCCCGACCAGAACGTCGTGCCCAACGATCCGGGCCGCACCGATCCGGGCCGCACAGATCCGGGCCAGACCGACCCCACGGACCCCGACTCCTCGTCGGTCGACTGCCCCACGCCCTCCGCGGTGACCGGCACTCCGACGGAGCCCCCGTCCCCGCCGCCGCCCGGCTGCCCCACGCCGACGACGACACCGCCGAGCGAAGTGCCGCCGCAGGAGCCGGAGGATCAGCCCCACGACGAGAGTCCGGAGGACATCGGCCCGGAGACCGTGCCCGACGCGCCGGACCAGTCCGACGACGGCCTCGTGCCCGACGACCCGTACCTGTCCGAGAACCCCCTCGACGACAGCGACCCGGGCTCCTTCGCGAGCTGA
- a CDS encoding aldo/keto reductase — protein MSGLARRPLGPGGVEVTELSFGAAGIGNLYSPITDEQAATAVEHAWDAGIRYFDTAPHYGLGLSERRIGEALSGRDRSSYTISTKVGRLLEPVGEVSGDDLADGGFAVPRTHRRVWDFSADGIRRSIESSLTRLRTDRVDVVFLHDPDNHAEEAFREGYPALEKLRSEGVVGAIGAGMNQAEMLTRFLRDTDVDAVLCAGRYTLLDHQALTELLPAASERGASVVIGGVFNSGLLADPKPGARFDYVEAPAELLARARALRALAERHGTTLRAAALAFPFGHPAVASVLVGIHAPEQVTDAAAQFAARVPADFWQEARAAGLLAADVPVPGEDRP, from the coding sequence GTGAGCGGCCTGGCGCGGCGCCCCCTGGGACCCGGCGGCGTCGAGGTGACCGAACTGTCCTTCGGCGCCGCCGGCATCGGCAACCTCTACTCGCCGATCACCGACGAGCAGGCGGCCACCGCCGTCGAGCACGCCTGGGACGCGGGCATCCGCTACTTCGACACCGCCCCGCACTACGGACTCGGCCTCTCCGAACGCCGCATCGGCGAGGCGCTGAGCGGCCGCGACCGGTCCTCGTACACGATCTCGACGAAGGTGGGGAGGCTACTCGAACCGGTCGGCGAGGTCAGCGGCGACGACCTCGCCGACGGCGGCTTCGCGGTGCCCCGCACCCACCGCAGGGTCTGGGACTTCAGCGCGGACGGCATCCGCCGCTCCATCGAGTCCAGCCTCACCCGCCTGCGCACCGACCGCGTCGACGTCGTCTTCCTCCACGACCCCGACAACCACGCCGAAGAGGCGTTCCGCGAAGGCTATCCGGCCCTGGAGAAGCTGCGCTCCGAGGGCGTCGTCGGCGCGATAGGCGCGGGCATGAACCAGGCCGAGATGCTCACCCGCTTCCTCCGCGACACCGACGTCGACGCGGTGCTGTGCGCGGGTCGCTACACGCTCCTGGACCACCAGGCCCTCACGGAACTGCTGCCCGCCGCGAGCGAGCGGGGCGCCTCGGTCGTCATCGGCGGCGTCTTCAACTCCGGTCTGCTCGCCGACCCGAAGCCGGGTGCGCGCTTCGACTACGTCGAGGCACCGGCCGAACTCCTGGCGCGCGCCCGCGCCCTGCGGGCCCTCGCCGAGCGGCACGGCACCACCCTGAGGGCGGCCGCCCTCGCGTTCCCGTTCGGCCATCCGGCCGTCGCCAGCGTTCTCGTCGGCATCCACGCACCGGAGCAAGTCACCGACGCCGCCGCGCAGTTCGCGGCCCGCGTACCCGCCGACTTCTGGCAGGAGGCGCGGGCGGCAGGGCTGCTCGCGGCCGATGTGCCCGTCCCGGGAGAGGACCGCCCGTGA